In Candidatus Dormiibacterota bacterium, the sequence TGCTCGACCGCAGCATCAGCTACGGCAGCCTGGTGGTGGTCGGCTGCGTCGTCTTCGCCCTCACCCACATCCGCGTCCCCAAGGTGGCGCCGCAGGCCCAGCCGCTCGTCGACAAGCCCGGCGGATGAGGACGCTGGTCACCGGCGGAGCCGGCTTCATCGGCTCCACCCTGGTCGACGCGCTGCTCGCCGCCGGCCACGAGGTGACCGTGCTCGACGACCTCTCCCGGGGACGCCGCGAGCAGGTCGGCGCCGGCGCCCGGCTGGTGGTCGGCGACGTCGCCGGGCCCACCGCCCGGGAGGCGCTGCTCGCCGCCCGCCCCGAGGTGGTGTTCCACGAGGCCGCGCAGATCGACGTGCGCCGCTCGGTGGCCGAGCCGCTGCTCGACACCACCATCAACGTGCTCGGCACCGTGAACCTCCTCCAGGGCTGCGTCGACGCGGGCGTGCGCCGGGTGGTCTTCGCCTCCAGCGGCGGCGCCATCTACGGCGACACCGAGGTCGTCCCCACCCCCGAGACCCATGCCGCCAACCCGGCCTCGCACTACGGCGCCGCCAAGCAGTGCGGCGAGGCGTACGGCGGCGTCTACCGGCTGCTCTACGGGCTCGAGTTCGTGGCCCTGCGCTACGCGAACGTCTACGGCCCCCGGCAGGACCCCCATGGCGAGGCCGGGGTGGTCGCGATCTTCGCGGAGAGGCTGCTCGCCGGCCGGCCGGCGACGATCAACGGTGACGGCGGGCAGACCCGCGACTACGTCCACGTCGACGACGTGGTCGCCGCCAACCTGCTCGCGATGGAGACCCCCCACCCCGGCGCCTACAACGTCGCCACCTCGGTGGAGACCGACGTCACCACCCTGTTCGGCCACATCGCCCGCGCCTGCGGCAGCGACGCCCCACCGCTCCACGGACCGGCCAAGCCGGGCGAGCAGCGGCGCTCCTGCCTCGAGGTGCGCCTCGCCGCCGAGCGCCTCGGCTGGCGGCCGCGGGTCGGCCTCGCCGAGGGGCTCGCGAACACCGTCGAGCACTTCCGCCGGGCGACCGCAGCCCGCAGCTAGACGACCCCGGCGGGGGCGGCGCCGAGCGCGCTCGCGGCCGCCTCCATGCAGCGCCCGGCGTGGTCGCGCAGCGCCGACACCGCATCCCGGACCCCCGGGTTCTCGCGGTAGCTCCCGCCCTCGAGCATCCGGCACGCCCAGCTCTCGTCCTCGATCGCGGCGGTGAGCAGGATCCGCACCGAGCCGAGCACCTCGAGCTCGTCGCCGGCCGCGCTCACCTCGATCTGGGCGAGCTGCTGCCGGTAGCCGGTGAGCTTCTTGCGCACCTCGGCGCCGATCTCGACGAGCGGGTCGCCGGGCGTGCGCGACTGCCCCGGCATCGCCACCGGGACCGGCCGAGGCCGCTCCAGCAGGGCGTCGAGCTCGGTGATGCGCTCCGCGGTGTACCCGGAGATCCGCTGCAACAGCTGCCGGTAGTCCTCAGCGGGCACCGGCTCGTGGCCGCCGCCGAGCGCGCGGAAGCTCCCGTAGAGGACGGCCAGGACCACGAGCAGGACGATGGCGTAGGTGAGCACGACCCGCCGCCCGCCGACGCCCCGGGGCTACTTGTAGCGGAAGGTGATGCGGCCGCGGCTCAGGTCGTACGGACTGAGCTCGACCCGGACCCGGTCGCCGATGAGGATGCGGATGTAGAACTTGCGCATCTTCCCGGAGGTGTAGGCGAGCACCTCCTGCCCGGTCTGCAGCTTCACCTTGAACATCGCGTTCGGAAGCGGCTCGACCACGGTGGCGTCCATCTCGATCGTCTCTTCCTTGACCTCGGCGACGACCGCGTTCGCGGCGGCGTTGGGGTCACGGCGACGTGCGGGGCGGCGGCGGGCACCGCCGGGACGGGATGGACGACGCGCCAAGACAGACACCTCAGAACCGGGTAACTGCCGGAGCGTAGCATGACGTCGCGATGTCGCAGCAGGCCACGAGCCGCCGGACCGGCGCGGTGGTCGCACGCCTGCGCCCCGTCGCCGCTGCCGCGGCGCTGCTCGGAGCGGTGCTGCTGGTGCCCCTGGTGCGGATGGTGCCGGGCGACGGCGCCACCCCGCTGGCCCTCGACGCCTACCTCCCGCAGCACCCCGGCGAGCGGCTGACCTACCGCCTCAACGGCTCGCTGCGCGCCACCGTCGAGCTGCGCCTCGCCTCGCGACGGATCACCGCCGGGGTGCCCACGCTCTCGCTGGAGCGGCTCGACCCGCCGGCGGGGGCGACGGTTCTCCCCTTCGGCCTCAGCGGCGGCACCGTGCGGGTCGAGGGCGACACCGTGGTGCGCACCGCCGAGGGGGGCACGGTGCGCGACCTCGTCGGCCCGGTCGCCCCGGGGCGGACCTGGACCGACAGCCGCCGGGTCGCCGCCACCGGCGGCGCCGGGACGACCTTCACGGTGACCGAGGACCGCACCCTGCTGGGCCCCGCCGCGCTCGACGAGCCCGCCGGGCACCTCGACCACTGCCTGGTGGTCGAGGTGGTCTCCCGTGCCACCTCCGCGGGCGGCTCGGCGGCCACCGCGGGAGCGACGCTCTGGTACTGCGAGGGTGTCGGCCTGGCCCGGGCGGTGCTCCGCGGCGGCGGCTCCGGGGACACCGTCGACCTGGTGGCGGTGACCGGCCGGTGAGCGGTCAGTGGGCGGGCGGCTGGGGGCTGCCCGGGTTCTGACCGCCGCTCGAGCCGGCGGAGCCGGCGGAGCCGTGGTGCACCGCGCTGCCCCTGCCGGACCTGCCCGCGGAGCTGGCGCTGCCGGGGACGATCTTCGACGGGTCGATGCTGGGCAGCGGCCCCAGCGGGGGCGGCGTGATCATCGGGAGGGCGGCGTGGGTCGCCACCGGGGGCAGGGTGACCGGGGCCGCGGT encodes:
- the infA gene encoding translation initiation factor IF-1, coding for MEMDATVVEPLPNAMFKVKLQTGQEVLAYTSGKMRKFYIRILIGDRVRVELSPYDLSRGRITFRYK
- a CDS encoding NAD-dependent epimerase/dehydratase family protein, coding for MRTLVTGGAGFIGSTLVDALLAAGHEVTVLDDLSRGRREQVGAGARLVVGDVAGPTAREALLAARPEVVFHEAAQIDVRRSVAEPLLDTTINVLGTVNLLQGCVDAGVRRVVFASSGGAIYGDTEVVPTPETHAANPASHYGAAKQCGEAYGGVYRLLYGLEFVALRYANVYGPRQDPHGEAGVVAIFAERLLAGRPATINGDGGQTRDYVHVDDVVAANLLAMETPHPGAYNVATSVETDVTTLFGHIARACGSDAPPLHGPAKPGEQRRSCLEVRLAAERLGWRPRVGLAEGLANTVEHFRRATAARS